One segment of Fibrobacter sp. UWB11 DNA contains the following:
- a CDS encoding RsmE family RNA methyltransferase has translation MKTPDSRFYCPLITEGTIVLDENESSHAVRVCRAANGDILQLCDGLGHYADATITKADSKACEVQVDKVEDAPFKRPRLNLGIACLKDDALEEVVFHVAQTETDSIVFLRTDYSQEPKNSDLHKLVRRSELKSLVSLKQSKKAWMTRIEGPIEFSKWLKDYQGDLILCDIDGERKLDLGLGENADSSENTANNVPAKPVTLLVGPEGGFSPREIEAIKTFQNGKVYLLNLGNTRLRARTAAVIALGKVL, from the coding sequence ATGAAAACTCCCGATAGCCGTTTCTATTGCCCGTTAATTACTGAGGGCACCATTGTCCTGGATGAAAACGAAAGTAGCCATGCCGTGCGCGTATGCCGTGCCGCAAATGGCGACATTCTACAGCTCTGCGACGGACTCGGGCATTATGCCGATGCAACAATCACCAAGGCAGACTCCAAGGCCTGCGAAGTGCAAGTCGACAAAGTCGAAGACGCGCCGTTCAAACGTCCGCGTTTGAACCTAGGCATCGCTTGCCTCAAGGATGATGCGCTCGAAGAAGTCGTATTTCATGTAGCGCAAACAGAAACGGACAGCATCGTCTTTTTACGTACAGACTATTCGCAGGAACCCAAGAATTCCGACTTGCACAAGCTCGTGCGCCGTTCAGAGCTCAAGAGTCTCGTGAGTTTAAAGCAATCCAAAAAAGCCTGGATGACACGCATCGAAGGCCCAATTGAGTTCAGCAAGTGGCTCAAGGATTATCAAGGCGACTTGATTCTCTGCGACATCGACGGGGAACGCAAATTGGATTTGGGTTTAGGGGAAAACGCGGACAGTTCCGAGAACACAGCAAACAATGTGCCCGCCAAGCCGGTTACTTTACTTGTAGGCCCCGAAGGCGGATTTTCTCCACGCGAAATAGAAGCAATAAAGACCTTCCAGAACGGGAAGGTCTATTTACTGAATCTCGGCAACACTCGCTTGCGAGCAAGAACAGCCGCAGTTATTGCACTAGGGAAAGTGCTGTAG
- the purT gene encoding formate-dependent phosphoribosylglycinamide formyltransferase, giving the protein MAEIGTPLSSTATKVLFCGSGELGKEVIIEMMRLGVEVIAVDRYANAPGMQVAHRSYVINMLDGKELRAVIEKEKPDYIVPEVEAIATDTLVELEKEGYNVIPTAKATKLTMNREGIRRLAAEELGLKTSPYRFADNYEDFKAAVKEIGIPCVVKPVMSSSGHGQSVIKTEADVENSWNISQTGGRTGAASRVIVEGFVPFDYEITLLTVRHVGGTSFLEPIGHHQVGGDYQESWQPQPMKPELLEQAKVIAKKVTDALGGRGIFGVELFVCKDEVLFSEVSPRPHDTGMVTLISQDLSEFALHARAILGLPIPNIAFHGPSASKAIVVDGNSDHVKFSGLEEVLAEPDTGLRLFGKPELKGHRRMGVLLARRDTVEEAKATVMAMREKVKVSL; this is encoded by the coding sequence ATGGCTGAAATCGGTACACCTCTTAGTTCTACCGCAACAAAGGTTCTCTTTTGCGGTTCTGGCGAATTGGGCAAGGAAGTCATCATCGAGATGATGCGTCTTGGCGTCGAAGTGATTGCTGTAGACCGTTACGCCAACGCTCCGGGCATGCAGGTGGCTCATCGCAGCTACGTGATCAACATGCTTGATGGCAAGGAACTCCGCGCCGTCATTGAAAAGGAAAAACCGGATTACATCGTGCCGGAAGTCGAAGCGATTGCAACGGACACGCTCGTGGAACTTGAAAAGGAAGGCTACAACGTCATTCCGACAGCAAAGGCCACCAAGCTTACGATGAACCGTGAAGGCATCCGCCGCTTGGCTGCCGAAGAGCTCGGACTCAAGACGAGCCCGTACCGCTTTGCCGATAACTACGAAGATTTCAAGGCTGCGGTCAAAGAAATCGGTATCCCGTGCGTTGTAAAGCCGGTGATGAGTTCTTCCGGTCATGGTCAGAGTGTCATCAAGACCGAAGCCGACGTTGAAAATTCCTGGAACATTTCCCAGACGGGTGGTCGCACTGGTGCTGCTAGCCGCGTGATTGTCGAAGGCTTTGTGCCGTTCGATTACGAAATTACTTTGCTCACGGTTCGCCATGTGGGCGGCACCAGCTTCTTGGAACCGATTGGTCACCACCAGGTGGGTGGCGACTATCAGGAATCTTGGCAGCCGCAGCCGATGAAGCCGGAACTCTTGGAACAGGCAAAGGTCATTGCGAAGAAAGTCACGGACGCTCTTGGCGGTCGCGGCATCTTTGGTGTGGAATTGTTTGTCTGCAAGGACGAAGTCTTGTTCAGCGAAGTTTCTCCGCGTCCGCACGATACGGGCATGGTGACGCTCATTTCTCAGGACCTTTCTGAATTTGCATTGCACGCCCGCGCTATTCTCGGTCTCCCGATTCCGAACATCGCTTTCCACGGCCCGAGCGCATCAAAGGCAATCGTCGTCGATGGCAATTCTGACCATGTGAAGTTCAGCGGTCTCGAAGAAGTTCTTGCAGAACCGGATACGGGCCTTCGCTTGTTCGGAAAGCCGGAACTCAAGGGTCACCGCCGTATGGGCGTTCTCCTTGCTCGTCGCGACACAGTCGAAGAAGCCAAGGCAACTGTCATGGCTATGCGCGAAAAAGTGAAAGTTAGTTTGTAG
- a CDS encoding FISUMP domain-containing protein produces the protein MIMDKRIVKFFFICALAFVMLDACSATKNLSSDEIAESPSYVMNNAGEFFTDSRDGQVYRMVNIGGQTWMAENLNYKMEKSYCYDDHPSNCIKYGRLYTWGAAMNLTDSLCVRSKRCRDSVSAFAVQGACPIGWHLPTETEWDTLLTYVRGRGDLLSSGPEAGWTKCKQNYRFCFDILGEDKYGFAALPAGGLNFFGYENEGKIAVFWGPRGAIRLVKQCKLQTKCRCCPEYVFCSYEVSPVWGGTSDAFSVRCLRDEPLQKTEVMVDESISDKEMIPDSIVKELSVCPKNDDDGSSDYELDDL, from the coding sequence ATGATTATGGATAAGCGAATCGTTAAGTTCTTTTTTATTTGCGCTCTTGCTTTTGTGATGCTTGATGCCTGCAGTGCTACAAAAAATTTGTCTAGCGATGAAATTGCTGAATCGCCTTCCTATGTTATGAATAACGCTGGTGAATTTTTTACGGATTCCCGCGATGGACAGGTGTACCGAATGGTGAACATTGGCGGGCAAACTTGGATGGCGGAAAATTTGAATTACAAGATGGAAAAAAGCTATTGCTACGATGACCATCCGAGTAATTGCATTAAGTATGGGCGTCTTTACACGTGGGGCGCTGCGATGAATCTTACAGATTCGCTTTGTGTAAGAAGCAAGCGTTGTAGAGACTCTGTCTCGGCTTTTGCTGTACAAGGTGCATGCCCCATAGGTTGGCATTTGCCAACGGAAACAGAATGGGATACTCTATTGACCTATGTGCGAGGCAGGGGTGATCTGTTGTCATCGGGACCGGAAGCGGGCTGGACTAAATGCAAACAAAATTACCGTTTCTGTTTTGATATTTTGGGTGAAGATAAATATGGCTTTGCGGCGTTACCTGCAGGTGGCTTGAACTTTTTTGGTTATGAAAATGAAGGTAAAATAGCTGTTTTTTGGGGACCGCGTGGTGCGATACGCTTGGTAAAACAGTGCAAATTGCAAACGAAATGCCGTTGTTGTCCAGAATATGTTTTTTGTAGCTACGAAGTGAGCCCCGTTTGGGGAGGAACTAGCGATGCGTTTTCGGTTCGTTGCCTTAGGGATGAACCTTTACAAAAAACTGAAGTGATGGTTGATGAATCTATCTCCGATAAAGAGATGATTCCAGATTCTATCGTAAAGGAATTGTCTGTATGCCCTAAAAACGATGATGATGGTTCTTCTGATTATGAATTGGATGATTTATAG